In Eupeodes corollae chromosome 3, idEupCoro1.1, whole genome shotgun sequence, a single genomic region encodes these proteins:
- the LOC129952940 gene encoding probable palmitoyltransferase ZDHHC24: MRLRKNFLPRTFADIGCFLLIATFIPITFVFELAVVLPEFHEFGGLFYWITLVAGVFLIMNIKGNMLACMLVDTSIKNEMLIPPTDDDLRKMWRMCSVCETMAPPRSWHCSTCKTCILKRDHHCFFTGCCVGHRNHRYFLMFLIFLMIGSLYTTVYNSVYLWWLHAETYANFFTLFKMVFPMLMFTVDSSWTNFYLLIYELNVIAFAYSLVLIVYHGQIVLRGGVIHEKGACKYDLGWKKNLEMVLGTRMKMVWMSPFVESPLPHDGINWEGFLKTTQKNR; this comes from the exons ATGCGCCTGCGAAAGAATTTCTTGCCACGCACTTTTGCCGACATTGGATGTTTCCTATTAATCGCTACATTCATTCCAATAACGTTTGTCTTTGAGCTGGCGGTGGTTCTGCCGGAATTCCATGAGTTTGGAGGTCTCTTCTACTGGATCACCCTGGTAGCTGGAGTCTTCCTCATAATGAACATCAAAGGCAACATGTTGGCGTGCATGTTAGTCGATACCAGTATTAAAA ATGAAATGCTCATTCCACCCACCGATGATGATCTCAGAAAAATGTGGCGTATGTGCTCCGTGTGCGAGACAATGGCTCCACCTCGCTCCTGGCACTGCAGCACCTGTAAAACCTGCATCCTCAAACGCGACCATCACTGTTTCTTCACCGGCTGTTGCGTGGGACACCGAAACCATCGATACTTTCTCATGTTCCTGATCTTCCTCATGATCGGCTCTCTCTACACAACAGTCTACAATTCTGTCTACTTATGGTGGCTGCATGCAGAAACCTACGCCAACTTCTTTACCCTATTCAAAATGGTCTTTCCCATGTTGATGTTCACGGTGGATTCGTCGTGGACGAATTTCTATTTGCTCATCTACGAGTTGAATGTCATTGCCTTTGCCTACTCGTTGGTTTTGATTGTCTATCATGGACAGATTGTGTTGAGAGGAGGCGTTATCCATGAGAAAGGAGCGTGCAAGTATGATCTGGGTTGGAAGAAGAACCTTGAAATGGTTTTGGGGACAAGAATGAAGATGGTTTGGATGTCGCCGTTTGTGGAGAGTCCATTGCCTCATGATGGCATCAACTGGGAGGGATTCTTAAAAACAACTCAGAAGAATCGGTAG
- the LOC129952934 gene encoding protein PTCD3 homolog, mitochondrial — MFLSRPFNKLTRLRCQLLSTSAKTHLKTTNSSSNTSTAKSSSSSAAVEEHIEIPNRIPRSSTDILLALSSTVKPDPTAAHFKFHDDPYLIPMSNVTKRTFAMAQEAGRKAAKWIRNEHGRFFMHEEAQPRVEAFAPKMVFTEESEVDETSLQGLIQNSEVTDAVFVYNLMKTKGLPIADETKQSLLELICFYNNEEPVPDEFIEEKWFNDSQNRYNRVKKTWKDGDLAEQLFNEIEPRTPESYAAIIRGMAKYGQAERAYALLQDATEKQIELDTKTFNYVISVGGLLKETADLRWDFCQEMLQQMNQLQIKPDLGTLNSFLEVVGTFGNFKMARGSTLKILSTFKALGIEPSLGTYYYVLNNFCRDRAPVSHVLVDILNEIEGKSFTIAHPKDVYFFLAAMEVSRNQLHDKNVAKRIDDLLHTGNNYDLIGDSYKEGIYYRHMFALLSQTEPLEEFMVTYDRLVPNIYIPEPGIMEEILKSVEVNGAIDLMPRMWSDIVAFDLANRENIIHKTLKIITENRPNPENPDHNGLNEHFARIALDIFTKVSEAAADMRFTKKLQFSGKMVGDILTLFVRGDDFENATKMFEIIDRDQHKIPGSPSEQSLLEFVQACVANKAPSLAVTCLQYAVENNMESMQLARIINKGFTLNEVHLSKLKSLVGEGFLAE, encoded by the exons atgtttttgtcaCGACCTTTCAACAAATTAACCCGTTTGCGGTGTCAATTACTCTCCACTTCGGCTAAAACGCACCTGAAAACaaccaacagcagcagcaacacttCCACAGCAAAGTCATCGTCGTCTTCGGCGGCGGTGGAAGAACACATTGAGATTCCCAATCGCATTCCTCGCAGCTCAACAGATATTCTCTTGGCTCTGTCCAGTACAGTGAAGCCTGATCCGACAGCTGCCCACTTCAAGTTCCACGATGATCCTTACCTCATTCCCATGTCCAATGTCACCAAGAGAACCTTCGCAATGGCACAGGAAGCTGGACGCAAAGCAGCAAAATGGATTAGAAACGAACATGGTCGATTTTTCATG CACGAAGAAGCCCAACCACGAGTAGAAGCATTTGCACCTAAGATGGTTTTCACCGAGGAATCTGAAGTCGATGAAACATCCCTACAGGGCTTAATTCAAAACTCGGAAGTCACTGATGCAGTTTTCGTCTACAATTTAATGAAGACCAAAGGCCTACCAATTGCCGATGAGACCAAACAAAGTCTCCTCGAACTCATTTGCTTTTACAACAACGAAGAACCAGTTCCCGACGAATTCATCGAAGAGAAATGGTTCAATGATTCACAGAACCGATACAATCGCGTTAAAAAGACCTGGAAAGATGGTGATTTAGCCGAACAACTCTTCAACGAAATCGAACCACGAACACCCGAATCCTACGCTGCCATAATTCGTGGAATGGCCAAGTATGGTCAAGCAGAGAGGGCATATGCCCTTCTGCAGGATGCTACCGAGAAGCAAATCGAACTGGACACAAAAACGTTCAATTACGTCATCTCTGTTGGAGGTCTCCTGAAAGAAACCGCCGACTTACGATGGGATTTTTGCCAAGAAATGCTCCAGCAAATGAATCAACTCCAAATTAAGCCCGATTTGGGAACCTTAAACTCCTTTCTCGAAGTGGTTGGGACGTTCGGCAACTTTAAGATGGCCCGAGGAAGCACGCTGAAGATCTTGAGTACATTCAAGGCACTCGGAATAGAACCCAGCCTGGGAACCTACTACTACGTGTTGAACAACTTCTGTCGCGATCGTGCTCCCGTTTCTCATGTCCTTGTGGACATTCTGAATGAAATTGAAGGCAAGTCCTTCACCATAGCCCACCCCAAAGACGTCTATTTCTTCCTCGCAGCCATGGAAGTGAGCAGGAATCAACTGCATGATAAAAATGTGGCCAAACGAATCGATGACCTTTTGCACACTGGAAACAACTACGATCTTATTGGAGATTCCTACAAGGAAGGCATCTACTACCGCCACATGTTCGCCCTGCTCTCTCAAACCGAGCCACTCGAGGAATTCATGGTCACTTATGATCGCCTAGTCCCGAATATATACATCCCAGAACCCGGTATCATGGAGGAAATCCTCAAATCGGTGGAAGTGAATGGAGCTATTGACCTAATGCCTCGCATGTGGTCCGACATTGTTGCCTTTGACCTCGCCAACCGCGAGAACATCATCCACAAGACCCTCAAAATCATCACCGAGAACAGACCCAACCCCGAGAATCCAGACCACAATGGCCTCAATGAACACTTCGCCCGCATCGCCCTGGACATCTTCACAAAGGTATCTGAAGCCGCAGCCGACATGCGCTTCACCAAGAAGCTCCAATTCTCGGGGAAAATGGTTGGCGACATCCTAACGCTGTTCGTTCGTGGCGACGACTTCGAGAATGCCACCAAGATGTTTGAAATTATCGACAGGGATCAGCACAAGATTCCCGGATCACCGTCGGAGCAATCGTTGCTGGAATTCGTGCAGGCTTGTGTGGCCAATAAGGCACCAAGTTTGGCCGTGACTTGTTTGCAATATGCCGTCGAGAACAACATGGAGTCGATGCAGCTGGCGAGGATCATCAACAAGGGATTCACCCTGAACGAGGTGCATTTGTCCAAGCTGAAGAGTTTAGTGGGCGAGGGATTCCTGGCGGAGTAG